CAAAAGTAGAGCTAACTGATGATGATGGTCACCAGTAAGAATAGGATAGCTGAGCTAAATTTAAAAGCTAGTGAAGATAATGAAGGAAAGGAACCATTTTGTTCTTTTAAAAATCCTCTTGTCGATATTCAACAATTTTGAATTTCTCCTGATTAGAAGTTTGAAAGTGAGAGAAAATAGATACAGAGGTTTGGGGTGTGTTGATTGAAATAGTCCCAAAAGAAACATATAGTCATTAAAGAGAGATTCTCTTTAAGGCGATATCTCAATGGCACGAAGGGGACGTACGAAAGGAAGATGACAAAATTGCATTGCAGCCCCGTGATCTTGTGTTTCTTACCTTTTTCTGGAAAAAGGCCGGTTACTTACTGACAAAACTAGCTCCTGCCATTGCCACACACCTCATTTATTAAGATTATATTTTGACtcttctattaaaatttttttgtacttattataaaaaaggtaaataggtcatatatattaaaaattttattttaaaaattttaataataaaaatagataaaatttaaaatcaatttattcaTTGATCTTATATACAAAATCTAATTTGTCTATTTTCTCTCTAGAGAATAATGATGGCAACAAGGTAGAGCAAGGTGGATTTTTGCCCACCCTCACCCCAACCCGATATTCTATCGCCATACCCCAACCTCGagagaaagaaattgaaatggGAGTAAAggtgataaaataatattaatagtgataaaagtgtaaatttttaacctaattaatattaaaaagataattttgtaaatatctTGGGACGAAGCGTGCTAGACACGATCCCGACAGGACTTGAAACCtgtttctaaaaaaaaacttactcTATTAAGTCAGAGCGTCAATTTCgagtttttttttatcatctctaattaaaaaactaaaatgaaattcAACCCTTAATATCATAAACTCCATTATACTTTTACAATATAGTGTTAAATATGCGCACCCATTATACTTTTACAATATAATGTTAAATGTGTGTGCGCATATACACAAGATTCTTCCTTCTCAAATACGTTAGTTTGGTATAGAAGTATaacattaaaataagaaaaaattgcAGACACTAAAATTGGGCATCAATTTTACTAATCAAATGACATTTTTCATGGATATCtcaaacttttaaattaaaaaaatatatttaaacacatttaaattcaattttttattgttaaaataatCACAACTAAACTAAACTTAAATCCGTaatatttcactaatattatatAAAACCAATTATGATAAACCGAGATTCTTGTGCTTCTCTCCATTTTCTCCTTGCAGGATTCATTTGTTGGCgaatccattttttttctttctttgatttGCTTATCGGGTCTCGAACCTCGAGGTTTAAGTGACAAGCACCCAGCCATCGAAGACATGGCGAGAGCTAGTCCATTTTTGGACTTTCTTTACGCTTAGTCATGGAGAACTTTTCAATAAATTCTATGAtcattagtttattattattggtGAAAGAAAGAGTAAATCCATGTTAAGGAGAGAAAAAAAAGGCGACCAAATCGAGACACATTGGTCATTACCGACCTTGTCTAACATTGGAGGAAGAAGACAAGATGAATTGATATACTATGCAAACTATTCcaagaaaaaacaaaatgttacctcttattatattttcattaacAGAATTCATGGTGTGCCTGCCAGCATACATCCCACCTGAGatgagtggttaattaaattCATTAGCTAATTATCTGATTTCGCATGTGATTCACCGACAAAAGATTGCTAAGCTAGACGACATTTTAAcagatatattatatatatatcatatatattgcGACTATGGATCAACTGATGTCTTCACAAAGATGGATAATCTATTAACATAACTAGAGGGCCATTTTAGGCATGAGTATTAGATACGGGTATATCATGTCCAATTCTTCTATGAAAAATTTCATGTACTTAAACGAACCTTAAAATGTAATATTCCCATATTTATGTCTAGATATGCTTCGGATATATAGGAATCTAACATAGATATTTCGAATAAAATGAGAGCCGGAAAAAGATAGTAGGCCATAGCAGATAACAAAGAGCCTGAAATGTTTCACTTAAGAAGAAGAATATACATATAAACAATGATAACATTAATGGCTGAGACAACCCCATgttatataaaacaaaacaaacaaaaaaaatccctaaaaaaTGGATTAAGGTCCACCCCGCAGGTGTTTCCGATCATGAATCACCAAATAAGCACTAGTCATCTCTTCTATAAGCCACATACTCCATGAAGAAACATGAAATTGCTATTAATGAAACTCGTAGCATCTAAGAACAGAAGCTAATGATGGTCATTGGCATATAGGCTATCAAGTTACTATGTGATTTACAATGGTATAAGCTCTAGCTATTGTTGAGGCAAAAGCAGAACAGATAAATATACAATCAATAATGGCAGAAATTCGTCTGAGCACTAGTCCTACAGATGATGCCCACGATCACCTTGATATTGCATCAAAACTAAAGGTGGAGTGAACAGTGGAATAGTGCAGTGAACTGAGGGTTCATACCTCAGGCCAACTGTGGGGTCTTTACATCTGTTTGGCTGGTTTAGATTTAGCATCCCCATTTCCAGGAAAGGGTGGAACTGTAGGGAGATCATTATCAGCAGTAGTTACCACAGCAGCCGTCTTAGATGTTCTCACTGTAGGTGAAAAGAAAGTTTTCGGAACTCCATAGTTAACGAATCCTTGTTGATTCCCAGTCTCAGCTCTATGGCTGAGTGGGCATCTTTGACTACCTATCTCCATTCTAGCTAATGTTGAACAACACATTCCTGTGATTGAAAGGAGCAGCATTGTCAAATTACCACTTTTAAGATAGCAAACATAATACACCATAAGATGGATAACATATACAAATTGAACAAGTAAACTCTTTGCCACTTCACAGATAGCAATTTACTTCAGCACACCAGGATCAGAGAGATTGCACCTAGCCTTGAAAAGTACAGCAGCAAAGCTGATTGTGCTGAAGCAAACTGTCTCATTCTAGAGAACCCATCAATCATGAACCATGTTTTACATAGGCCATCATACAACAAGCATCCAAAGTTAAGGAACCTATTTCAAATAACCGTGAAACAAAATAATCTACCTCCTAAATTCAAACATATCAACTTTATTTTTCTGGTATCTCCTTCGTTTAGACATATATAAACTGACTATTAATTGGTGTCATTTGGAAATTTTGATAAACCGGTTCTTTCCTAGTTAATGAGGAAGTTTTTCATTGTTTGCAAGGATGGTTTCACCATTTGaaatttcttcctttttgctGCATGGAATATAATTCattatgaatcgaattttcagaaaAGAGAGTGGGAAACTTGCCCTTTATTTCTCCAAAAGTGATAAGCCTATTAAGACAATCTCGGAACTTTGTCAAAACCACTCTTTCATGCTCTGCATCAATCTCTATCATGCCCTTTCCACAAGGCAATTGTGAAACAGCTGCTGTGAACGTTGTGTCTTGTTCATCACACATCAATGCCAAAGTTCCTGGAGACATAAGGCTTCCCTCTGGCATATCAGCAACATCTGTGCAAGAATTCTCAGGGCCAGATTTAACAGCCTGGTTCGCACTCGAACAATTGTCAGCCCTGGTTTTTTCAGCAATAAAATCCTTCTGGCTTTCCAGCCTGTCTTGAGTAGATGATGCAAAGGAAATTTCTAAGTGATCTTCTGCCCCTTCAATCAAACTTCTCTGGTCTGAATGTATACAGAAATTAAAGTAAGATCCATTAGATGAAAAGTTGCAATTCATCAACTTCTTCTGACAGATTCAAAAATAATTGCTAAAAACATAATCCAACTAGTATTTCTTAAAAATACTTGCTAGAACAAATATGGTCTAAACTAAAGTAGAGaaaatatttacagaaacaaCATCAATAACAATTTTCAGAACATTTTTAATACAAAGGAAGACTCTTAACTTTAAAAACTGACATTACATCTTCAAGTAAAACAAAAGTTGTACGAGTAATTTATTCATcacaaagaaaataaattgtACCATTAATCTCTTTGGATGATTCAAATAAACAGCATTATGCAAATCTTTTTCTATAAGAGAGAAATACATCAGTAGACAAATATAGCTAGAGATGAATATAGCAAAGCAAGTCTAAGTTGATGATCATACATGACAACTTTCACTGTGTTCTTGGATAAATAAGCACAAATGATCTTCTGCCTACTAATGAAAAAACGTGAATTAAGCACTGAAGCATATCAGGAACTAGACACTTCAAATTAGACCATAGAATTGAATTGTTTTACAAGCACTCCATATACCTGCAAGTATCTTTGCAGCTTCTCTGGATAGAACTACCAAAACAGAGCAAAGCTCCTTCAAGTCCTGCTTTTGAATAATGTCCGCTAACAGAGACCTTCCACCAAAATGCATAAATTAGTTTCTATAACAAGCAGACTATAAATATCTTTCCGTCAAGACTCTTCATTTACCTATATGATAATTTTGATGGGCCTACTGCAGTACCAGCACAAGAAACTGACATAGAAGACAAGGAAGAGGAGGGAATAGAAGCTCTGACAAGATTTGTCTGATTAACATATAAAGTAAGCAGCATCCATAAGTTTTAGAAGCATAAACTAAAAGCAATGCGAGAAAGCTTTTACACTGACAGTGGCAGGAGAATGAGAACGGGAAAACTAAATTCACTAGCTGAGCACACATTCTTTTCTATCAAAACAGAAGTACTATTGTAAGATTATTCAAATAAGATTTGGAAAGTTTATCCAAAGCAAAATGCCCATAATTATGCATACACCTATTACCTGTTGCAAATGTCCAAGACTGTGAACAGATGGATCCTTGGCAGTTGACCCCAAAAGGAATTCCTGACTTTTTCTCTTCTTAGACACTGGGGCAGATGCATAACCAGATGACCCAATTGCTCCAGTTGTGGTAGCATTTGCTGCCTGCTGGATGTATGCCATATTGTTGGCATAGTCACCATGAAATAGAGTCCGTCTCTCTTCGCTCCCCTTAAATTTTTTGCAGCCCATGCATTTGCAGCTTTCGTAGCAAAGAATGTTGGCTTGGAAACACTCACAGTACTTTCTAAGACACCCAGATCTTTTACAATGGCATCCTTTGCTGTGCTTTCCCAGCATCAAAACTTCCCCAGCCTCCTAAAGATGATCCAAATTAGTTCATATGAGAATGCCAATTGCAGTAagatttatcaaataaaaaaggCATTCATgttatactttaaattttatgttttgctattaaaaaaaaaaaaaagctcagCTCAGGCCCATTTTCCAAGAGTGTAACCATACAGAATTTAGAGAAGAGGATATCAAATATGTGATAAAATCAAATGCATTGTCATACATTTCAACAGAAGGATATCATTTTAAATGATTCTGTATATTACTATTGGACCGTCAATAATTAAAGGCAACAAAGTTATGACCTTGCTAAACGTGTTAACTGAGCCTCATGAAGAATAGCATCCCCAATAATAAAAGAACCAACTAAAAGAACATACAGCTTTTTGTTGAATGAATACTGTAAAATCTATGAGGTAACTTTGTACTTGATAatgtgaagagaaaaaaaaaagagtttgacCTGCGTACCTTGTTATCTTTTGCACCATGTGAACTGCTATTAATTTTTGGCCTGAAAGCATTTAGATTGCTCTTCAAAGTTGCTCCAACAGAATCTCGTCTCACAGCTTCATACTCAACATTGTTATAACAATTAACACAATTGCACTCATCACAATACATGCCAGATGCAAAGCATTCACAGTACCTGACCAAGGCATTGCAATATTAACTTCCTATATCTTATACGATCAGTCATGTTGACTACATTTCAAATGCAAAAAATGGCTCAATCATATTATATAAACAGACAAATCATAAACAAGACAGTCTAAAGATACTACCATCCAAATGACCAGGTAAGCTGACTAGATGCTACTAATAGAATCCCCATCTTTTCCCTCTCACACACACTTCTCGACAGATCGAACATACAACTACAAGTCTAGTTAGTGTGTTGGAACACACTTTTACATCTTTCGTATACCATAAATTGAATGGGTTAGAAATAAATAGAAGGAAATGTTAGCTTAAGGAAATATTTTAACAGAAGCATCTCTTATCGAAGCATGCCAAGGGTCTGGGCCATTTGGACGGAGAAAGTGCATTTTTGGAATTGAAGGCATTTTCCTCCTGTTTCTGCCATTTGTAGAGTTCATCTTCTTCTGCAATTGGTAAAGAAGGAAATATTCCAAAACCTTGTACTACTTGCACTCTGAAGCTGCTCAAGCCAGACCCATATAATTGTGGAAAAGGTTTAGAAAGGTGATGCAGAACAAACTTAAAAGTTAGGAAGTACCACTTATCAGGCTGATAAAAGGTGATACTAGATTCAGCTAGGGGCTAGTGATACAGAAATGGATATTGTGAGAAATATCTCTAAGAACTATTGTTAACTAACTCATTGTACTTACAGTTTTAGACACCGAGAATGTTTACAGTTAGAGTGCTTCTGCTTCTTTGGAGCCCCATCATTTAGTTCATTTGGTCTTGTTTTAGCTTTTAGGGATTCTGGTTTTCTGAAGAGAGCAAGAgataagaaaaataatacattCTTCAATAAATGCAACAAATATTTGAGAAAATCAGCATTAATAATCACAAGAAGCATTTCATCTGCGCTTTAAGATTAATAGACATCATTAATCAGGAACAGCAATGCTGAATACATCCTCGGTTGAGCGGTAAGAAATATGACCATTACAATAAATAAGTCACGAATAATAGAAAGAACTATTCTTTCGCACACAAATTGacagaaaaaaaaacaatgttcaatttgaaagagaaaatgatgaaaaaaaaaaacaattgaactTCAAGAGATCAGTTCCAAAAGAAACCAGCTATTCTGTTCTGTGATCAGACGgagaaaatagtcaaaattttcgtaaaatgaaatacaaaattcACCAGAATTTGATTCAAACATAACTGAAAGTTGAtactaaaatgttaattttgaattatttaaaaacataatgtcAATCAGGACACGGAGGACCGTAACCCAAGCTTCCTTACTATGTACACTCCCGGAAAGGGGGGAAAGGGAGCTTTTATCAAACAAAAGATTAATCTACAGAATAACAcgataaaaaaaggaaaaaaaaaacaatcaaaagTTTTGATAGCAAAAACTCACACAATACTCGAAGATGCTGTAGTTAGAGGATGAGATTGCCCGGCAGCCACAGAAATAGTCGCCGCTACCTGTTGATTTATCTGTGGCTGCTGTTGCTGATTAACTGAAGCCGCTGCAGGCGACCACGAAGCGACATCCATCCCTTGTTTGGATTGCGGGTTTTCTGGGAAAACTACAGCAACGGCAGAAATCCCGCCAAAAGCGGCCGTAAAATCGAGCTGCCTTGCTAGCTTCTTCTCCGGAAAATCCGCCGAATCAGATTGTACTTTTTTTTGGCGGGAATTGGTCTCCTTTTCCTTCCCCCATTCAAGTTCCAATATGTTCCCAATGATCCTACACAGCCACAGCTCAAAATCACCAAATAATATCACAAATTGCCTTGAATCACCTCAAATTCACCCACTTTCATATGCAAATTCCAATCTACAATCTCGAAAGCCTCAAAATGCAAAAATATCCGTGATTTCCCGAGCTCACTATTTCCACCGAGACGTTCCAAAAAATACAAAGGCGATTTTTAATTGTTGGTGGTGTgttctttctttctccttttccCCTTCGGTTCTCCTCCCACTCGCTTGTCAAGTTTTGAATatctttttctttattgtttattGAACGTGAGATTCGCGTGGATTCTCGATCCGACGGCTTATATTGAAAGTATTAATCTGATGGATGAAATTCACAGTAGTGAGTATGGTGAGTTAGTGACCGTTGGATCCAGCTAAACGCAAGGTTTCCACTAAAGAGCTGTGGGTTAAGTAAGTGAGATAAATGATTAAGGAATGAGAGTAGGGACCACTCATGTTTTGACACTTGGAGGATTATCGTGGGAGTTATGGTTGAaaaaaccataaggaaaagatcGTCTTGCAAAAGACAGACAGATATAATGGCAATAGCCTTTTTTTGTTTTGAGGACTTTGAGTCAACCCaagtcaaattttaatttcaattatttttaaaacatagcCACTGCTCTAGCAAAGATCTTCGTGTCAAAGATCGACAGATAATGGAATGTGACCTATACTTTCAAGTCGCCGTATTAGCGACTTTCATCTTTTTTCTTTGGCACCGCCCGCACTTAGTTTTGTTGCATGCATAATTCGCTGgtattaattagtttagttatcggtcaattattaaaatataacaattattttaatagaatatctaaatcttaattttcaaaaacagTTAAGGTTGGAATTATCATTGCCGTACCAAAAGATATAACAATTAGAAAAAgtatattatgtttttaatttaatattattattgtgttatttgttgtttttatttttttacctacAAATAATAAAcactatcatattttaattttttttaataaaaaataaaatttttagttaattatttttagaaaatattcgatttaggtaacgattaaaaattttaaactttaattaatttaatttaaataataatcaaataaaccatttaaatatttaaatttagtctTTCTTCTATTGGAAATGATTCGGAAATGACtcattattgaaagttgaaagaaCTTTTGAGTCATCCTTTAGACGAAGTACTTTCTTTCAAAGGCTTATTATAATGTTGTAGCTTTTAAAAacctttgaaaaatattttaaaaagttaattgtaACTATCATAGGTGTGGCAAAATTGTGGAGTCAATTGAGAATTCACTTTTCTTTTACCCTTCTGCTAGCATCTTTGAAAAGCACGTAATCTTTTTATCTTTGATTACATTTCTGACATAGCAATTGTTTCATCCCTTTGGTTATTGGATGGCTCTTTTAATTTTCTTCGATAATAACAATTATAATGTATTATTTGGTCGGAAAAATTagatttaataaaatgttttaaaattaaaacgtATGAATTAAGCGATTTGATGTaacattcattgacattacaaAATCTTTTGATACTCAAATGATTTACACATTAACTAAAAATAAAGATAGAtcttattttgaattgaattacgataatattataaattaaattaattcatctttACCATCTACCTCTTGGAATACGTTTGTTATCAAATAGGATATTATGCCAATTATGTTCTTGATTTGCTCGCATTAATTGGTTGAAACGGTAATACGATTGCAAATTGAATTGTTAAACAAGCTAAAATTGGGTATTCTGTGACCGGTTTTTTCTCCCTCACATGAGCTGGCAATAATGCTTGCTGTGTAATTGTTGGGTCCTGCAATGAATATggcagtttttttaaaaaaataaatgaatgaatgttGCAGTCTGacaaaagaaaaaagttaaaattataaaCAATCCAACAAGAAAAATATTGTCTCAAGCACCGACCCTCATGTGACAGTTCTTTTTCCCCCTCAGATCACGTGACAGGTATTTGATatataaaggacaaaaatatTAAACCACCATTCCTTAAGAAACGACGTTTTACCCACGGTCTTCTTTATTGCTGgaataataattcaaaatgtCTATACTATCGCCACCTTTCTTCTCCAATGACCGTGAAAAACTAGAAATTCCCATACACGAAATGTCCAAGTTACCCCATCTTCTTCCGGCAACCTGTCACTTTCTATTTTAGGACAGGTGTCGTCACCGAATCAAACTCCCCCAACCCGCTTTTTCTGGAATCAAGTTTATTTCGaaactttaatttgttttttagcGGCTAATAATTAAGttgattaactttttaattttaattaaaccaaaaaatagCTTTAATTAAGTATCGTATTAGTATGTTTGTCTCTTTGTTGTGCTTTAATTCAGTTCATTTTTtctagaaaaagagaaaaactatTGCCTGTGCTCTGTTTCTTTAATTAAGAGAAACCTTCTTCCTTCCCCTCAGTCCCCACTCATCACAATCCAAATCTCCTCCCCGGCGCACGATAGCTCGTAGACGtaccttcttttttcttctttacgtttttatttatttataaataactGGAAGCTCTGTCTCTTTTTTCGCGAAATTTCTGTACCTTACAGTAAAAGTGTCATCAAAATTCTTGGACGATTACATACGGCAGATCTATCAAATCATCTTAAGCAAGGTGGATTAATTTTTAGCTTTTTGATCGAATATTAGCTTGTTTAGTGCTCATCTTCGTTTGATTCCTTTTTTACGACTAGCATTTCTTTGTGCGGTTTCTGCtgtaatttgaattttcttttaatgaATGTTGATTGtatttgtattgatttgaaggtgatttattttaatttaatagttttaGTTTTATCTAATTTAGAGATCCTCTGTTTTTCCTTTTCCTTCCGTGTGATTGTTTAGAAAAATTCAAAGGAAAGAGAAAAATGAAGTGAGCGTTTTAACGTAATGGTGGAAGTTAGCCTAATTTTCAGGTTTTTGGTGCCAATTTAAATTTCTGGTGTCGAATTAATTGAAATCGGAGTaagataatttttttgttattattatgatGCCAACAAAGaattgtttgctttttatttacGCTATATGCAAGTGCAATCTAAACGTGTTGATcaatttggttgatgattttgttGAATTTGTTTGAGTGTTGAAAATAAATTACAAGATGTTGAGCTTGAATCTATTTTTCTTTTAGATGAGAGTTCTATAGGGGAAAATAAACAGAGATTTTTATGTTAATGTTCTATGATGATGAAGGAAATTAATTTTTCATGTTAAAATGCTAACTTATCGCAACTTGCAATGTGCCAGTACGATCTTTACAAATATACGCAAGTTTGAGCGATAGAAGGCCGGAGCTGGCTGCTCTAGTTTGGGATGTGGGGTCGTCACCGTGAAGCATTCTCAATGTACAAGAGGATGCCATCAAGAGATCATTCAACTCTAGTTGATGATGTAGAAGAGAATTCAGGTAAAGTTATTTATGATAGACAAGCTGAGGGTCTCTGCATAGCCTTGTTTGTGGAGTTGTTAGACCCAGAACCAACTTGAGTTCGATTCTAATTGCCTGAAGTGCTTGACGGTATTGTTCCCTTGAGATAGGTCCTTTCGAAATTTGTGTACGGAAAAATGTTAACCAATGGAaagattttggaattttttttgttcttctttttcaatttactCTTCATAAATTTGCATTCAGTTATCCGCAATTGGAAAAACAGATTAAAAGATTGCAGATATTTAACTATACCGAAATAATTCCTGGATATTTGTTGCTTTAATAACTTATTTTAGATTATTATCAGCTTTCAAGTAACTTTAAGATACTTTTATGCttaatttttgtgtttgtttAGCTCTCTTACAGAACAGCATGGACGTGGAAACTACAAATCCTTCATGGTTGCTTTCCTTTCCGCATGTAGTAGTTGCGACCATATCTTCACTCCTATTTGGCTACCATCTTGGGTTTGTGTGCTATCTTAAACTGTCATCTTCATATCTTCCTTAttttgctttattattattattattattattattattattattattgttctcaCAACAATATTAGATGTTTATGGTTTGCATGTTGGCCATTTTATACAGGGTGGTTAATGAACCGCTTGAAAGCATCTCTATAGATTTAGGTTTCAGGGGCAATACTCTGGCTGAAGGtgacattttttttcctttccatttttttccTCACTTCTGCATCTGGAGCCTAGACTTATTACGACATGTTAAATTTAGGTCTGGTGGTGAGTACTTGTTTGGGTGGTGCCTTTATTGGATCTTTGTTCAGTGGTTGGATTGCTGATAGTGCCGGGCGCCGTAGGGCATTTCAGTTGTGTGCTCTTCCTATGATTATTGGTGCTGCTACAAGGTGATATACATTGCCAATGAAATGCTTAAATGAATCATTTTCAAGCTATGCCCTGTATTTTATATCCTAATACTGCAACAAtagattttggtttaaatttgacaCCCACTTTTTTATGGACTATTCGTTTTACTTTTTTATGGTGACATTAGTTACTTTTTTATTCTCAAAGAAGATGGATTAGATATAAAATTTTACCCTTGAGACAAAATTATGTTTGACAACAAATTTACCATCTTGATAAAGTAAGAATAGCTAGTAGCCTAGGACCTTGATTGGTAgaccttttcttcttttttgaccCGCTATAGTTATTTCTTCTAAAGCCCTGTTCGTGGAGAGATCATGTTTTAAACTAGTTAATATATGTGTTGATTGGAGAACTTTTATTGTCTTTATAATCTTTTGTTTACGTGCTGTGTTCTCCATACAATTCTGTTCTTCTGTTTCACttcataaatttgaatttataagataggactctGACAAACAAATTTCGTTTTAGTGCAACAACAAGAACTTTGGCGGGTATGCTCATTGGAAGGTTCTTAGTTGGGACTGGAATGGGAATTGGTCCACCTGTTGCTTCTCTTTATTTGGCAGAGGTATTCATGCTGTTAATTTT
The genomic region above belongs to Gossypium hirsutum isolate 1008001.06 chromosome D05, Gossypium_hirsutum_v2.1, whole genome shotgun sequence and contains:
- the LOC107907204 gene encoding protein tesmin/TSO1-like CXC 5 isoform X2 encodes the protein MDVASWSPAAASVNQQQQPQINQQVAATISVAAGQSHPLTTASSSIVYCECFASGMYCDECNCVNCYNNVEYEAVRRDSVGATLKSNLNAFRPKINSSSHGAKDNKEAGEVLMLGKHSKGCHCKRSGCLRKYCECFQANILCYESCKCMGCKKFKGSEERRTLFHGDYANNMAYIQQAANATTTGAIGSSGYASAPVSKKRKSQEFLLGSTAKDPSVHSLGHLQQTNLVRASIPSSSLSSMSVSCAGTAVGPSKLSYRSLLADIIQKQDLKELCSVLVVLSREAAKILADQRSLIEGAEDHLEISFASSTQDRLESQKDFIAEKTRADNCSSANQAVKSGPENSCTDVADMPEGSLMSPGTLALMCDEQDTTFTAAVSQLPCGKGMIEIDAEHERVVLTKFRDCLNRLITFGEIKGMCCSTLARMEIGSQRCPLSHRAETGNQQGFVNYGVPKTFFSPTVRTSKTAAVVTTADNDLPTVPPFPGNGDAKSKPAKQM
- the LOC107907204 gene encoding protein tesmin/TSO1-like CXC 5 isoform X1, translated to MDVASWSPAAASVNQQQQPQINQQVAATISVAAGQSHPLTTASSSIVKPESLKAKTRPNELNDGAPKKQKHSNCKHSRCLKLYCECFASGMYCDECNCVNCYNNVEYEAVRRDSVGATLKSNLNAFRPKINSSSHGAKDNKEAGEVLMLGKHSKGCHCKRSGCLRKYCECFQANILCYESCKCMGCKKFKGSEERRTLFHGDYANNMAYIQQAANATTTGAIGSSGYASAPVSKKRKSQEFLLGSTAKDPSVHSLGHLQQTNLVRASIPSSSLSSMSVSCAGTAVGPSKLSYRSLLADIIQKQDLKELCSVLVVLSREAAKILADQRSLIEGAEDHLEISFASSTQDRLESQKDFIAEKTRADNCSSANQAVKSGPENSCTDVADMPEGSLMSPGTLALMCDEQDTTFTAAVSQLPCGKGMIEIDAEHERVVLTKFRDCLNRLITFGEIKGMCCSTLARMEIGSQRCPLSHRAETGNQQGFVNYGVPKTFFSPTVRTSKTAAVVTTADNDLPTVPPFPGNGDAKSKPAKQM